One region of Armigeres subalbatus isolate Guangzhou_Male chromosome 3, GZ_Asu_2, whole genome shotgun sequence genomic DNA includes:
- the LOC134226941 gene encoding probable 18S rRNA (guanine-N(7))-methyltransferase encodes MARRPEHLAPPEIFYNEDEARKYTNNTRIIDIQVQMCERAIELLALPEDETQLILDIGCGSGLSGSVLEDQGHVWVGVDIAKAMLDVAVEREVEGDLILGDMGQGMSFNAGTFDGAVSISALQWLCNADKKSHVPQKRLYQFFSTLFSSLTRNARAVFQFYPENSEQIELITTQAMKAGFYGGLVVDYPNSSKAKKYFLVLMTGGMVKLPAALGTEEDSNQISYSRKRELTRNARGKPLKKSREWVLQKKERRRQQGNDTRTDSRYTARKRSGRF; translated from the exons ATGGCTCGACGTCCTGAACATCTTGCTCCACCGGAAATT TTCTATAACGAAGATGAAGCCCGCAAATACACAAACAACACCCGCATCATTGATATCCAGGTACAAATGTGCGAGCGAGCTATAGAACTGTTGGCCCTGCCCGAGGATGAAACCCAATTGATTCTGGATATCGGTTGCGGTTCCGGGCTTTCCGGGAGTGTGTTGGAGGACCAGGGGCACGTTTGGGTTGGTGTGGACATTGCCAAGGCTATGTTGGATGTGGCCGTCGAGCGGGAAGTGGAAGGAGATCTCATTCTGGGCGACATGGGACAGGGAATGTCATTCAACGCCGGAACCTTTGACGGAGCTGTTTCTATTTCGGCACTGCAGTGGCTGTGCAATGCCGACAAGAAGTCGCACGTGCCTCAGAAAAGGCTGTATCAGTTTTTCAGTACACTCTTTTCTTCGTTG ACACGAAACGCCCGAGCAGTGTTTCAGTTTTATCCGGAGAACTCCGAACAAATCGAACTCATCACGACGCAGGCGATGAAGGCTGGTTTCTATGGCGGCTTGGTTGTAGATTATCCAAATTCATCGAAAGCGAAGAAATACTTTCTGGTTCTGATGACGGGTGGTATGGTTAAACTGCCGGCGGCGCTCGGAACTGAAGAGGATTCCAATCAAATCTCGTACAGCAGGAAACGAGAACTGACACGCAATGCCCGTGGAAAGCCTCTAAAGAAGTCTCGCGAATGGGTCCTCCAAAAGAAGGAACGCCGGCGTCAGCAAGGGAATGACACACGAACCGATTCCAGATATACCGCGCGGAAACGGAGTGGGCGGTTCTAG